The genomic segment CCGATAAAGGACTTCGAACCCGTCACGCTGGTCGGACGCCTGCCCAACGTGCTCGTCGTCAACAGCCAGCTTGGCGTGGGCTCAGTGGCCGAACTGGTGGCGCTGCTGAAAAGGGATGAAAGCAAGCGCAATTTCGCCTCTCCCGGTGCCGGCACCACCAACCACATGGCCGGCCAAATGTTCGCCAACGCCATCGGCGTCAAACTCACCCATGTGCCGTACAAGGGCAGCGTCCCGGCCTTCAACGATGTCGCCGCAGGGCAGGTGTCACTGTTGTTCGACCAGGTGACAGCCGCATTGCCGTTGGTCAGAAGCGGCAAACTCAAACTGCTCGCCGTGACCACAGGCCAACGCATCGCGTTGCTGCCCGAGTTGCCGACCATGATCGAATCGGGCATCGCCGACTTCGAAATATCGTCGTGGCAGGCGGTGTACGCGCCCAAGGGCACGCCCGAAGCCATCGTGCAGCGCCTGAACGCCGAGATCGTGAAGGCGCTGCGCCAGCCCGACGTGCAGGCCAGGCTCTCGAACCAATTGGCCATGGAGATCGTTGGCAGCACACCGCAGGAACTGCGCGAGCATACGGCCAAAGAAATCCCGCGCTGGGCCGAACTGGTCAAGAAATCCGGTGCGATGGCCGACTGAGCCGATTCACTTGCGCAGACTGATATTAAAAACATGGCGAACATCTCGAAAGCGGAGAATCCGATGACAGCCACCCGACCGTTCAAGGTTCTGGGCATACAGCAAGTCGCCATCGGCGGCACCGACAAGCAGCGCATGAAAGCCCTGTGGGTCGACATGCTGGGCCTGACCCCCAGGGGCAGTTTCCAAAGCGAGCGTGAAAACGTCGATGAAGACATCCTGTCCATGGGCCGCAATGCGCACCAGGTCGAGGTCGACCTGATGCAACCGCTGGACATCAGCAAAAAACCCGCCGTGCACAGCCCGCCGCTGAACCACATCGGCCTGTGGATCGACGACTTGCCCCGGGCCGTGCAATGGCTCAGCGCCCGGGGCGTGCGCTTTGCCCCGGGCGGCATCCGCAAGGGCGCTGCAGGCCATGACATTACCTTTTTGCACCCGAAAAGCAACGACGAGTTCCCGATTGCCGGCGAGGGCGTATTGATCGAACTGGTGCAGGCGCCCGCCGAGGTGATCGAGGCGCTGGGTTGAGGGCTGAGGTTGACTTTGATGGTTGAGGCCGGCGTGTGCCAACACCAGGACATGGCTGGCAGCGCATCGAGCGCATCGATTGGATCGACCCGAATCCAATCGAATCCAATCATATATTTAACATAATATACATCGTATGTCTCGAATGACGATCGTTCAAAAGAAGTGCATCTCAAGCTGCTTTTCGTCGACCACGCGCCGGGACATTTCCGCCGGCGCGCTACCATGGCAGGCATGAACCATACAGACGCCGACGATCTCAGCACCCGCATCGTCCACCACGACTACATCCCGCCAGCGGGATTTGCGGCCTTGCAGCCCGGGGTTTACAAGGCTTCCACCGTGATCTTCCCGAACGTGGCGGCAATGCGCACCCGTGAGTGGAAGGACAAGAGCAGTTACACCTACGGGCTGCATGGCACGCCCACCACGTTCACGCTCGAAGAGCGGTTGTGCATGTTGGAGGGCGGCCTGCAATGCGTGCTGCAGCCCAGTGGTTTGGCGGCGATCGCCAATGTGGCGCTGGCGCTGCTCGAAACCGGCGATGAGGTGCTGCTTCCCGACAATGTCTACGGCCCGAGCCTGGCACTGGCCAATGGTGAACTGGCCCGTTTCGGCATCCGCCATGGCTTGTACGATCCGCTGGACAAGGCCGATTTGGCCGCGCGCATCACGCCTGCCACGCGGCTGGTGTGGCTGGAGGCGCCGGGTTCGGTGACCATGGAGTTTCCCGATCTGTGCGGGCAGGTGCGCATCTGCCGTGCGCGGGGTGTGATCACGGCCCTGGACAATACCTGGGGCGCCGGTTTGGCATTTGCGCCGTTTGACCTCACCGGCGACGGCAGCCGCAGCCTCGGGGTCGACATTTCGGCCCATGCGCTGACCAAATTCCCGAGCGGCAACGGCGATGTGCTGATGGGTAGCGTGATCACGCGCGACCCCGAACTGCACATGAAGATCAAGCTCACCCATATGCGGCTGGGCCTGGGTGTGGCGGGCAATGACGCCGAGGCGGTGCTGCGCGCGCTGCCCAGCATCGGTCTGCGTTACCGTGCCCACGACGCGGCCGCGCGCCAGTTGGCGCTGTGGCTGCAGCAGCAGCCGGCGATCGCGCAGGTGCTGCATCCGGCGCTGGCCGGTTCGCCCGGCCACGCGCACTGGCAGGCGCTGTGCGGCGCCGGTGTCACTGAAGCGCCATGCGGCGCCGATACGGCTACCCGGGGCGCTGCGGCGGGCTTGTTCAGCGTGATCATCGATGCGCGCTACACGCAGTCGCAGGTGGACGCCTTCTGCGATGGCTTGCGCCTGTTCAAAATCGGCTACAGCTGGGGCGGGCCGATGAGCCTGGTGGTGCCCTACCACCTTGCCAGCATGCGCCTGCGCCCTGCCCCGCATCTGAAGCCGGGCACGTTGGTGCGGTTTTTCATCGGGCTGGAAGCGGTGCCGGATCTGCAGCAGGATTTGCAGCAGGCGCTCGAGCGCGCCTTCGCGGCGGATGGACCCTAGTGTCGTGTCACTGATCAGATGTCGTAGGCTGCGCGCAGCCATCGGAGCGCAGCGCAAGGCGCATAGCGCGGCCAATACCGAGCGTATTGGCAAGCGATGCAACGCCGCGATGCGCTTCGATGGCCAGCGCAGACCGACAGATGATCGGTGACGCGACACTAGCCCCGCAGGGGTTCCGGCCCGGGGTGGTAGTTTCCTCAGTGGCGCAGCGGCTGTGGCTGGCTTACCGTGCAGGCATCGGTTTCACGCCAGCCCATACGCCACACCATCGACCGCCTGCCTGCATGACCGCCACACCGCCCAACCCGGCTCCGGAGCCGGCCGCCGATCCACCGGCACCCCCGCCCCCAGCGGCGCAGCCTGTCACGCTGCAACGGCTGCGCTTGGCCGATCCCTTGCGCTGGCTGCTCAAGGGTCTGCAGGATATGCGCGCCGCCCCCGGCATTGCCTCGTTCTACGGCATGTGTTTTTGGGGCATGGCGCTGGTGCTGGGCTGGGTGTTCCGCACCCGGGCGGAGTATGTGATGTCGCTGGTCAGCGGCTGCCTGCTGCTCGGCCCGTTTCTGGCGATGGGGCTGTACGACACCAGCCGCCGCCTCGAGGCGGGGCTTGCGCCCGGACTGGGCGAGTCGCTCACCTGCTGGGACAGTCGCCTGGGCAGCATGGGCATGCTGGTGTTGTTGCTGGTGGTGCTGGAGCTGTTGTGGGGCCGAGCCTCGCTGGTGGTGTTCGCGGTGTTCTTCGACACCGGCATGCCGTCGACCAGCGGTGTGCTGCAAGCGCTGTTCAGCCCGCAAAACTGGGGGTTCGTCGCGGTGTACACCGCAGTCGGCGGGGTGTTTGCCGGGCTGGTGTTTGCCAGTTGCGTGGTGTCGATCCCGATGATTCTCGACCGCGACACCGATGCGCTCACCGCCGGCATTACCAGCCTGCGGGTGGTGCTCGACAACCAGGCCGTGATGCTGCTCTGGGGGGCGCTGATCACGGCCATCGTCGCGCTGTCGCTCTGGTTCTGGGGCGCAGGGCTGCTGCTGGCAGGGCCGGTGCTGGGCCATGCCAGTTGGCACGCTTACCGCGCAGCCGTCTCTCCCACCCGGTCCGCTGCCGCATGAACCCGAAACCCCGGGACCATGCTGTTACAGTGAGGCTTCACTTCAGGAAGTAATTACCTTGGCAACACCCAACTACGGCTACGAGAAACGCCAGCGCGAACTCGCCAAAAAGCAAAAAAAGCAAGACAAGCTCCGGGCCAAAACACAGCGCAAACCGAACGACCCGCAGGGCAGCGGCCCGCCGGCGGACAGCCAGTCCATCGGCGATGCGGCGGGGGCGCCGGATCAGCCGTCGTCGGGCGCTGCGCCCGGCACCTGACCCTGCCGGCGGCCATTGCTGCACATGCCCTGCCGGCGGCGACTGCACGACTGCACGCCCTGCATCGAGACCCAAGCCAGCGGATGCCGCAGAGCCCGCGCCCCCGGTTGGCGGGGGCCTGATCCTCGGCGTCCCCTCTCGGCGCCAAGGCGCCGCAGGCGCGTTGGCGCTCACTGCAACAGTTTTTTCAGTTCCGGCCACACATTGGCCAGCAACTGCGGCTGCGCTTCGGCGCGCGGGTGGATGCGGTCTGGCTGGAACAGGCGGGTCGGGTCCGGCCCGTCGGCCACCCCTTTGAGCAAAAAAGGCACCACTGCGGCCTTGCGGGCCTGCGCTACCGTGGTGAACAAGGCCGCAAACCGGTCGGCGTAAGCGGCGCCATAGTTGGGCGGCACCTGCATGCCCAGCAGCAGGACTTTTGCGCCGGCCTGCTGCGCCGTCCGGGTCATCCAGTCCAGGTTCTCTTCGATGCTTTTCAAAGGCAGTCCGCGCAGCGCATCATTGCCGCCGAGCTCGATCACCACATGGCTGGGCTGGTGCTGCGCCAGCAAGGCCGCAAGGCGTGAGCGTCCGCCCGATGTGGTCTCGCCGCTGACGCTGGCGTTGAGCACGGTGACCTGGGGTCGCTCCTGCCGCAATTGCTGCTCCAGCAGTGCCACCCAACCCGTGCCGCGTGCCAGGCCGTATTCGGCGCTGAGCGAGTCGCCCAGCACCAGCACCAGCGCCGGGCGGGACGCCGGGGCCTGGGCCATCGCGGCGGCGGCCAGCAGGCCGGCCGCAGCGCACACGATAAAGTCACGCCGATGCCAATTGCAAATCACCATTGAGCCTTTCATGTCCGAACCCTCCACACCGCCACCCGCATCACCCCAGGCCGTTGCCGCCACAGCGATGATTGCCGTGGAACATGTTTTCAAATCGGTGACGGATTCCACCGGAACCCTCGATATTCTGCGGGATATCGATTTCCGTCTGGCGGCCCGGGAAACGGTGGCCATCGTCGGCGCCTCGGGCTCGGGCAAGAGCAGCCTGCTGGCCATCATCGCCGGGCTCGATTGCCCCACGCGCGGCACGGTGCGGCTCGGTGGCCATGACCTGTTTGCCATCGACGAGGACGCGCGCGCCGCCCTGCGGGCACAGCAACTGGGCTTCGTGTTCCAGAGCTTCCAACTGATGGGCCACCTCACGGCGCTGGAGAACGTGATGCTGCCGCTGGAACTGGCCAATCGCCGCGACGCGCGCCAGGCCGCCACCGAGATGCTGGCCCGCGTGGGCCTGAGCCAGCGCCTCAGGCATTACCCCAGGGTGCTGTCGGGCGGCGAACAACAGCGCGTGGCGCTGGCGCGGGCCTTTGTCGTGCAGCCGGCCGTGCTGCTGGCCGACGAGCCTACCGGCAGCCTGGACTTTGCGACGGGCGAGACCATCATGCAACTGATGTTCGCGCTCAACCGCGAGCAGGGCACGACGCTGGTGCTGGTCACGCATGACCGCAGCATTGCCGACCGGTGCCAGCGGCGCATCACCATCGACGCCGGCCGCGTGCTGTGATCGGCGCTGCGCTTGGCCCATGATGCAAGCAGATCATTCATCGGAAGCTATGTTTTCGGTAGCAACATGACGCTGCCATCGGCCGCCAGCGGATAATCGCCCGATGTCCAGCCCCAAAGTCCTGTTCGGCTTTCACGCCGTGGGCGTGCGTCTGAAGACCGCGCCCGAATCGGTCATCGAGATCTACCACGAGGCCACGCGGCGCGACGCGCGCATGCGCCAGTTTCTCGAACGCGCCCGCGCGGCCGGCGCCCGCCTGATCGAGGCTGACGGCATGCGCATCGCCAAGCTGGCCGGCAGCCATGGCCACCAGG from the Verminephrobacter eiseniae EF01-2 genome contains:
- a CDS encoding PLP-dependent transferase, whose translation is MAGMNHTDADDLSTRIVHHDYIPPAGFAALQPGVYKASTVIFPNVAAMRTREWKDKSSYTYGLHGTPTTFTLEERLCMLEGGLQCVLQPSGLAAIANVALALLETGDEVLLPDNVYGPSLALANGELARFGIRHGLYDPLDKADLAARITPATRLVWLEAPGSVTMEFPDLCGQVRICRARGVITALDNTWGAGLAFAPFDLTGDGSRSLGVDISAHALTKFPSGNGDVLMGSVITRDPELHMKIKLTHMRLGLGVAGNDAEAVLRALPSIGLRYRAHDAAARQLALWLQQQPAIAQVLHPALAGSPGHAHWQALCGAGVTEAPCGADTATRGAAAGLFSVIIDARYTQSQVDAFCDGLRLFKIGYSWGGPMSLVVPYHLASMRLRPAPHLKPGTLVRFFIGLEAVPDLQQDLQQALERAFAADGP
- a CDS encoding arylesterase, with the translated sequence MKGSMVICNWHRRDFIVCAAAGLLAAAAMAQAPASRPALVLVLGDSLSAEYGLARGTGWVALLEQQLRQERPQVTVLNASVSGETTSGGRSRLAALLAQHQPSHVVIELGGNDALRGLPLKSIEENLDWMTRTAQQAGAKVLLLGMQVPPNYGAAYADRFAALFTTVAQARKAAVVPFLLKGVADGPDPTRLFQPDRIHPRAEAQPQLLANVWPELKKLLQ
- a CDS encoding Bug family tripartite tricarboxylate transporter substrate binding protein, with amino-acid sequence MRCIPLLLALLSPVATWAQAVEWPGAKSIVYIVPFTPGGTVDTIGRTLAQKLGESLHQTVVVENKPGQAGGIGAAYVARAAADGYTLLGGTISTHAINASIYKKLPYDPIKDFEPVTLVGRLPNVLVVNSQLGVGSVAELVALLKRDESKRNFASPGAGTTNHMAGQMFANAIGVKLTHVPYKGSVPAFNDVAAGQVSLLFDQVTAALPLVRSGKLKLLAVTTGQRIALLPELPTMIESGIADFEISSWQAVYAPKGTPEAIVQRLNAEIVKALRQPDVQARLSNQLAMEIVGSTPQELREHTAKEIPRWAELVKKSGAMAD
- a CDS encoding ABC transporter ATP-binding protein yields the protein MSEPSTPPPASPQAVAATAMIAVEHVFKSVTDSTGTLDILRDIDFRLAARETVAIVGASGSGKSSLLAIIAGLDCPTRGTVRLGGHDLFAIDEDARAALRAQQLGFVFQSFQLMGHLTALENVMLPLELANRRDARQAATEMLARVGLSQRLRHYPRVLSGGEQQRVALARAFVVQPAVLLADEPTGSLDFATGETIMQLMFALNREQGTTLVLVTHDRSIADRCQRRITIDAGRVL
- a CDS encoding VOC family protein, translating into MTATRPFKVLGIQQVAIGGTDKQRMKALWVDMLGLTPRGSFQSERENVDEDILSMGRNAHQVEVDLMQPLDISKKPAVHSPPLNHIGLWIDDLPRAVQWLSARGVRFAPGGIRKGAAGHDITFLHPKSNDEFPIAGEGVLIELVQAPAEVIEALG
- a CDS encoding DUF2189 domain-containing protein, yielding MTATPPNPAPEPAADPPAPPPPAAQPVTLQRLRLADPLRWLLKGLQDMRAAPGIASFYGMCFWGMALVLGWVFRTRAEYVMSLVSGCLLLGPFLAMGLYDTSRRLEAGLAPGLGESLTCWDSRLGSMGMLVLLLVVLELLWGRASLVVFAVFFDTGMPSTSGVLQALFSPQNWGFVAVYTAVGGVFAGLVFASCVVSIPMILDRDTDALTAGITSLRVVLDNQAVMLLWGALITAIVALSLWFWGAGLLLAGPVLGHASWHAYRAAVSPTRSAAA